The genomic region ATGGATCAAGTGTCAATGGAAGATTAATCCTAGGGCAAAAGTGCATTTTACAATACAATCccagaaaattgagaaattgcACAAAGACCAACCCCAATtcatctctcttttcttctctacACGTGCAATCGGTTCATCAATTTTACTCAACGATCGATGTCGAGTTTGATTTGATTCTCCTTTGATTGTCAATCGGAATGTCGAACCCTGATAATATTACCTTACCGCTCGTTTCGGCGCAAAGCACACCTATGGATCGGACCAAAATGGAAGGGATTCCGGAATGGTACAGCTCCGGGAGCGGCGGCTGCAGCGGGTTCTGGCGCCAGACAGCTCTGGTTGTACCTTCTGTTTTGTTGGTGTTGTACCTAGGGTTTCAGGCCAGGCGGAATGTGAGGAAGCTCAGCCACCGGAAGTCTTACGTGATGATTGCGTACTACGCTCTTCTATGGTTCACCACTCTTCTCAATTTGGCTTGGGCAATTCTTCAGGTGCAGTTTTCCGGATTCTTAGGTTACTTTAGGGAAGTTTGCTGGGATTTACTGTGTTTTGAtgtcaaattatatgatttagAAACCTGTCGAGCTAATgttttttgacattttgtgGTCTGGTTATACGAATTcagctttattttttattgcattaaatatgattttggtTGTTTTACTTGGACTGCATTCATAACAATGACAAAGTAATAATGATTGATTAtgacaatttaaatttagttttgcTAACTAGACGATTGATTTTAGTGTCAAGAGTAGTCTAATGAGTTTTTTTGCACAAATCTTAAATATCTCGAGATCAGGAAGTATTTTAAAGAAGTTAATATCTTGTCTAATGCATCTGAAATGATTGATATCATTATATTGGAGATtctaatcatataatttcgCTGATATTGACTTGTTTCTATTACGAAACAGGCGTGGCAGTGTGCTCCTGGGAAGCCAATTGCTTGGAACCTGTTGTCATTATTCACAGAATGTGGATTGCTAACTTTAGAAATCAGCATACTAGCCTTCCTGCTCCAGGAAAATTATGCTAGTGGATTGGAAGCTCTAGCACACACTTTCATGGTTTCAGGGTCATTTGTTGCTATTGATATGCTTATTCAGGTAATGTCTTTTTACTTCTCTTAGGGTAAATACACTaacatatcaatatataaaacttcTAGACTCTCTCTGCTTCAGATGAAGTTTTACAAtgtgtttcattttttatgctCTTGTATTTCATGCCTCTTAGAATGAGTTCCTGACCATCATTGCAGCAATATACTAGCTTACAACATTAGAGTAGGCATGTCTTTGCTCATTGTAggtttcttcaatttttgtaaAGGGTGCTTACTCTACTTGAGAGTGACATTCACATTTGAAACATCTTTTACAGTGATAGAACCAGAAGTTCTCAAGATAAGATGATGGAGAGAAAGAAATGCCTTTCCATCCTTACTGCGCATATTACATTGAGCGAAATTCTTCGCTACATTCCATAACTATTAGGACCCTATTGATTTGCAGAATGCAAATGAATAATCATTGAACCTAGTACTTCATCCAGTGTAAACTAGTGTTTCAACCTTTCTATTCTTTTGCATGGTTGCCAGCATGAAAGCAATGATTAATATTGCAACTCAGGTCACTGAAACCTAATTCCAAGCATGGAATGCTGTCGTTTTGCATTGCTTGTGAATGGGCTCCAATAAGTTCACGTCACCAGTTGTTCCCCATTCCATCCCATCATATTTCATAACCAAAACATCTTCCTCCATGtgttaaaagtatattttt from Sesamum indicum cultivar Zhongzhi No. 13 linkage group LG3, S_indicum_v1.0, whole genome shotgun sequence harbors:
- the LOC105157985 gene encoding transmembrane protein adipocyte-associated 1 homolog, whose translation is MSNPDNITLPLVSAQSTPMDRTKMEGIPEWYSSGSGGCSGFWRQTALVVPSVLLVLYLGFQARRNVRKLSHRKSYVMIAYYALLWFTTLLNLAWAILQAWQCAPGKPIAWNLLSLFTECGLLTLEISILAFLLQENYASGLEALAHTFMVSGSFVAIDMLIQSIFAFGFGVPLFINTDATHWGKWSVLFAHTLVLTAVYSYILFVHYSKWKDKLPPRPSFYNYVVVMFIANVLGLFATGLAGISYSFGLWLYDFIVICRHALYLPFLYVTFLADFFQEEDWLLDNAYYSEMKDAGFFDTEWD